In the Polyangiaceae bacterium genome, one interval contains:
- a CDS encoding response regulator transcription factor, with translation MQRILVVEDEPAILESVAYALKRDGYTVTGAGTVAEAERAIEEADLVVLDLMLPDGSGFDFIGKVRRDGLSTPVIVLSSRDGEADRVAALETGADDYVTKPFSPREVVARVRAVLRRVGGQSQGTGPGSGDLPLTLDEATRRAKVNGIALDLTRVEFDLLGSLLESPGRVYTRAQLIDRVWGDGFAISDRTIDSHVKALRRKVTEAGGNSGLIETVRGVGYRVTDTPTGGESEP, from the coding sequence ATGCAGCGCATCTTGGTCGTGGAAGACGAGCCCGCCATCCTGGAGAGCGTGGCCTACGCCTTGAAGCGGGATGGCTACACAGTCACGGGAGCGGGCACCGTGGCCGAGGCGGAGCGCGCCATCGAGGAAGCGGACTTGGTCGTTCTCGACCTGATGCTCCCAGACGGCAGTGGCTTCGACTTCATTGGCAAGGTGCGGCGCGACGGGCTCTCCACCCCCGTCATCGTGCTTTCGAGTCGCGACGGCGAAGCGGATCGCGTTGCCGCCCTGGAGACAGGAGCCGACGACTACGTCACCAAGCCATTTTCACCGCGAGAGGTCGTCGCGCGCGTTCGTGCGGTACTCCGCCGAGTGGGCGGACAAAGCCAGGGCACAGGGCCCGGCAGCGGCGATCTGCCGTTGACGCTCGACGAGGCCACCCGACGCGCGAAGGTCAACGGCATTGCACTGGATCTGACGCGGGTCGAGTTCGACCTTCTGGGCAGCCTGCTCGAAAGCCCCGGACGCGTCTATACCCGGGCACAGTTGATCGACCGCGTGTGGGGCGACGGCTTCGCCATCAGCGACCGCACCATCGACAGCCACGTGAAGGCCTTGCGGCGCAAGGTGACCGAGGCGGGTGGCAACTCCGGGCTCATCGAAACCGTGCGAGGCGTCGGCTACCGAGTGACCGATACGCCCACGGGTGGTGAAAGCGAGCCGTGA
- a CDS encoding histidine kinase dimerization/phospho-acceptor domain-containing protein, translating into MIRLIVVAAAAIGLILFAAFVISRLLETRTRGMSIRMQVFLALAAIVGAFAFGLGVMVIDRIEARAVRLATQAATDEAAAIAGLLAGEMQRTGTGIDKVAERMGQEQARGADLRLELLDADSRVIFPPGSESSKGEPGTVSVDAPILHDGAVVGAVRVVKPTVVMRRLLADFAPTVLVISLVLGAAAAIAAAAIGRSIARPLERLSGFAESVSAGERTAAPPATWGREVTHLSRSIDSMRRQLEGRPFVEAFAADLSHELKNPVAAIRASAEVLEESALDEPEEARRFLSRIRESTERIERLLGDLLSLARIEARGIEDLTQVDLGQLARRIAEQLDAGGERLELTSTGDTRVRGDEAWLARALSNLIQNALIHGQDGERVQVKIERTPDGVSASVQSSGAVPKHVRKNLFRRFVTTRSDKGGTGLGLAIVRAVAESHGGQARLPEPGPPTVRFELVLPPAVTGAREQLLKRAGDRSESRPSNPAISSS; encoded by the coding sequence GTGATACGGCTGATCGTCGTCGCCGCGGCGGCCATCGGACTGATTCTCTTCGCAGCCTTCGTGATCTCGAGACTGCTCGAGACGCGAACCCGCGGAATGTCGATCCGGATGCAGGTGTTCCTCGCGCTGGCCGCGATCGTGGGCGCCTTCGCCTTCGGGCTCGGGGTGATGGTGATCGACCGCATCGAAGCGCGTGCCGTGCGGTTGGCGACCCAAGCAGCCACCGACGAGGCTGCAGCGATTGCCGGCCTGCTCGCCGGTGAGATGCAGCGCACGGGAACCGGCATCGACAAAGTGGCGGAACGCATGGGGCAGGAGCAGGCCCGCGGGGCGGATTTGCGCCTGGAACTCTTGGACGCCGACTCCCGCGTGATCTTCCCACCAGGCTCGGAGTCCTCCAAAGGAGAACCCGGCACCGTGAGCGTCGATGCTCCCATTCTGCACGATGGCGCGGTCGTGGGCGCGGTGCGCGTGGTCAAACCCACGGTCGTGATGCGACGGTTGCTCGCGGACTTCGCGCCCACGGTGTTGGTGATCAGTCTGGTGCTGGGCGCAGCCGCGGCCATCGCGGCCGCTGCGATTGGCCGCAGCATCGCGCGCCCCTTGGAACGCTTGAGCGGGTTCGCCGAGAGCGTCAGCGCAGGCGAGCGCACCGCGGCTCCCCCGGCGACTTGGGGACGAGAAGTCACTCACTTGAGTCGCTCCATCGACTCGATGCGTCGACAACTCGAGGGGCGCCCTTTCGTGGAGGCCTTCGCTGCAGATCTGAGCCACGAGTTGAAGAACCCAGTTGCCGCCATTCGCGCCAGTGCGGAAGTCTTGGAAGAGAGCGCCCTGGACGAACCCGAAGAGGCGCGGCGCTTCTTGAGCAGGATTCGCGAATCCACCGAGCGCATCGAGCGGCTCCTCGGCGATCTGCTGAGTTTGGCGCGCATCGAAGCGCGCGGCATCGAAGATCTCACCCAGGTGGACCTCGGGCAGTTGGCGCGACGTATTGCGGAGCAACTGGACGCTGGCGGAGAACGGCTCGAACTGACGTCGACGGGCGATACGCGTGTGCGTGGCGACGAGGCCTGGTTGGCGCGCGCGCTGTCGAACCTGATTCAGAACGCGTTGATTCACGGCCAAGACGGAGAGCGGGTGCAGGTCAAGATCGAGCGCACTCCCGACGGAGTATCCGCCAGCGTACAGAGCAGCGGCGCCGTTCCGAAACACGTGCGCAAGAATCTGTTCCGTCGCTTCGTGACGACGCGATCGGACAAGGGCGGCACGGGGCTGGGGCTCGCCATCGTACGCGCCGTAGCGGAGTCCCACGGTGGCCAGGCGCGGTTGCCTGAGCCAGGTCCGCCCACGGTCCGTTTCGAGTTGGTGCTGCCCCCGGCGGTGACCGGCGCCCGTGAGCAGTTGTTGAAAAGGGCTGGGGACCGATCCGAGAGCCGGCCGAGTAATCCAGCAATTTCCAGCAGTTAG
- the uppS gene encoding polyprenyl diphosphate synthase, whose product MSKLQIPRHVAIIMDGNGRWAEARHLERVEGHAEGARAVRDAVETAARIGVEYLTLYAFSIANWARPRREVEALMRLLVDFAAKERSELRSLGIRVNVIGQLEDLPTGTRHAVEDLIEYTADGEKMTLTLALSYGGRQDIVEAARALAVRARAGLVLPEEIDESFFHREMTTRTLPDVDLLIRTGGETRVSDFLLFESAYAELVFLPIMWPEFMPQTLIDAIEHYSRRERRFGRTSAQVKDGTNAAFDPLDPVA is encoded by the coding sequence ATGAGCAAGCTACAGATCCCCCGCCACGTGGCGATCATCATGGACGGCAATGGCCGCTGGGCCGAGGCGCGACATCTCGAGCGGGTCGAAGGTCACGCCGAAGGAGCGCGGGCCGTTCGCGATGCCGTGGAAACCGCGGCGCGCATCGGCGTCGAGTACTTGACCCTGTACGCCTTCAGCATCGCGAACTGGGCGCGTCCGCGGCGCGAGGTAGAAGCGCTGATGCGCCTACTGGTCGACTTCGCCGCAAAGGAACGTTCGGAGCTGCGCAGCTTGGGCATCCGCGTCAACGTCATTGGTCAGCTCGAGGATCTGCCAACCGGCACCCGGCACGCGGTCGAGGACTTGATCGAGTACACCGCCGACGGAGAGAAGATGACGTTGACCCTGGCGCTGTCCTACGGCGGCCGCCAAGACATCGTCGAAGCTGCGCGCGCCCTAGCCGTGCGCGCACGTGCGGGGCTCGTCCTGCCCGAAGAGATCGACGAGTCATTCTTTCACCGCGAGATGACCACGCGCACCTTGCCAGACGTGGACTTGCTGATCCGAACCGGCGGCGAGACACGGGTGAGCGACTTCTTGCTGTTCGAATCGGCGTACGCCGAACTGGTGTTCCTGCCCATCATGTGGCCCGAGTTCATGCCCCAGACCCTGATCGACGCCATCGAGCACTACTCGCGTCGTGAACGTCGCTTTGGCCGCACCTCGGCGCAGGTCAAGGATGGGACCAACGCGGCGTTCGATCCCCTAGACCCCGTCGCCTGA